One Stenotrophomonas oahuensis genomic region harbors:
- a CDS encoding TonB-dependent receptor domain-containing protein: protein MNSRTNVLGQAIRYALVAGTAGLMAAPAMAQDTANTTNLDRIEITGSRIRQVDVETAQPVFAISRNDIEKQGFSSVADILQNVTAMGSPTISRANALTAGENAGGTYIDMRNLGTQRTLVLVNGKRLGISTSGYQDVSTLPVSAVERIEVLKDGASAIYGSDAMAGVVNIITRSNVTGTTVNAYHGQYSQGDGERSRFDVVTGWSNDRISLTFSAEHAEEKGVWARDRGFSQYGMTDRHPNDATNWTTLSQYGQITGLRGPGCTATAGCGYSLNRGTDPTLPGNYHRTDTTPFTGDVSNANDQMHVMYPVKRDSVYFDGRFAITENVNFRTELGYNQRESTRQIAGYPLQSSTAGVGSMSIDSYFNPFGRQHGYATPTAVAWNRRTWEIPRVTTSELKTYRAVASFDGSFDIGERYFDWEVGYQYNRNELESVATGNLHKARVAAGVGPSFYNAATGQVQCGTAAAPISADVCKPWNPLIPYGTTAANGLYGNEELQAWLFPEEVTKGQTTSKNFFANIAGSIMTLPAGDLGFAFGVENRKEEGKYLPDALAQTGATTNLAAGPTGGDYTVNEAYLEVNVPVLADLPGAKELSFNGATRFSDYDTFGNTLNSKFGFKWKPIESLMVRGTWAEGFRAPTINDLFGGGSETFAQFSDPCDVRFGSSGSSAAVRARCAQDIANADTFRQLRQGNQPVNNATDATPVPFTSGSNPLLTPETSTSKTLGLVWSPSFIQGFNASLDWWKIRIDNTIIADTPTLILRDCYEQGIASRCTRFDRDPVTGIVTNLQFGNRNAGFMETEGYDLDVSYRLETGFGKFTVNSATTYVSSATYRTTNDSSSVPIVTNGIGSAFRVRSNLVLGYDLGNFGASWTARYYSGVKEQCTNPTQYPDECSDPGQYAPWYTGMRNYNERGSVTFHDVQFRYSLPWDATVSVGANNVFEKYGPVMYSKPNSAFSYYGGYDIGRFVYMKYQQRF, encoded by the coding sequence ATGAATTCACGCACCAACGTACTGGGACAGGCGATCCGCTATGCCCTGGTTGCAGGGACTGCCGGCCTGATGGCCGCCCCGGCCATGGCACAGGACACGGCCAACACCACCAACCTAGACCGCATCGAGATCACCGGTTCGCGCATCCGCCAGGTCGACGTTGAAACTGCGCAGCCGGTCTTCGCGATCAGCCGCAACGACATCGAAAAGCAGGGCTTCAGCTCGGTCGCCGACATCCTGCAGAACGTCACCGCCATGGGCAGCCCGACCATCAGCCGCGCAAATGCGCTGACCGCCGGTGAGAACGCTGGCGGTACCTACATCGACATGCGCAACCTGGGCACCCAGCGCACCCTGGTGCTGGTCAACGGCAAGCGCCTGGGCATCAGCACCTCGGGCTACCAGGACGTGTCCACCCTGCCGGTGTCGGCAGTGGAACGGATTGAAGTACTGAAGGACGGCGCGTCGGCCATTTACGGCTCGGACGCGATGGCCGGCGTGGTCAACATCATCACCCGCAGCAACGTCACCGGCACCACCGTCAACGCCTACCACGGCCAGTACAGCCAGGGCGACGGCGAACGCTCGCGCTTCGACGTGGTCACCGGCTGGAGCAATGACCGCATCTCGCTGACCTTCTCGGCCGAGCACGCCGAAGAAAAGGGCGTGTGGGCGCGCGACCGCGGGTTCAGCCAGTACGGCATGACCGACCGTCACCCGAACGATGCCACCAACTGGACCACGCTGAGCCAGTACGGCCAGATCACCGGCCTGCGCGGCCCGGGCTGCACCGCGACCGCGGGCTGCGGCTATTCGCTCAACCGTGGCACCGACCCGACACTGCCGGGCAACTACCACCGCACCGACACCACCCCGTTCACCGGTGACGTCAGCAACGCCAATGACCAGATGCACGTGATGTATCCGGTCAAGCGCGACTCGGTGTACTTCGACGGTCGATTCGCCATCACCGAGAACGTCAACTTCCGCACCGAACTGGGCTACAACCAGCGCGAATCGACTCGCCAGATTGCCGGCTATCCGCTGCAGTCGAGCACCGCCGGCGTCGGCTCGATGTCGATCGACAGCTACTTCAACCCGTTCGGTCGCCAGCACGGCTATGCCACGCCGACCGCTGTGGCCTGGAACCGTCGTACCTGGGAAATCCCGCGCGTCACCACGAGCGAGCTGAAGACCTACCGTGCGGTGGCGTCGTTCGACGGCTCGTTCGACATTGGCGAGCGCTACTTCGACTGGGAAGTGGGCTACCAGTACAACCGCAACGAGCTGGAGTCGGTAGCGACCGGCAACCTGCACAAGGCGCGCGTCGCCGCAGGCGTGGGTCCGTCGTTCTACAACGCCGCCACCGGCCAGGTGCAGTGCGGTACCGCTGCCGCGCCGATCTCGGCCGATGTGTGCAAGCCGTGGAACCCGCTGATCCCGTACGGCACCACCGCGGCAAACGGCCTGTACGGCAATGAAGAACTGCAGGCGTGGCTGTTCCCGGAAGAAGTGACCAAGGGCCAGACCACCTCGAAGAACTTCTTCGCCAACATCGCCGGCAGCATCATGACCTTGCCGGCTGGCGACCTGGGCTTCGCCTTCGGCGTGGAAAACCGCAAGGAAGAAGGCAAGTACCTGCCGGACGCGCTGGCGCAGACCGGTGCCACCACCAACCTGGCCGCTGGCCCGACCGGTGGCGACTACACGGTCAATGAAGCCTATCTGGAAGTGAACGTGCCGGTGCTGGCCGACCTGCCGGGTGCGAAGGAACTGTCCTTCAACGGCGCGACCCGTTTCTCGGATTACGACACCTTCGGCAACACGCTCAACAGCAAGTTTGGCTTCAAGTGGAAGCCGATCGAATCGCTGATGGTGCGTGGTACCTGGGCTGAAGGCTTCCGCGCCCCGACCATCAACGACCTGTTCGGTGGCGGCTCGGAAACCTTCGCGCAGTTCAGCGATCCGTGCGACGTGCGCTTCGGTTCGTCCGGTTCCAGCGCCGCCGTCCGCGCACGTTGCGCGCAGGACATTGCCAACGCCGACACCTTCCGTCAGCTGCGCCAGGGTAACCAGCCGGTCAACAACGCCACTGACGCCACGCCGGTGCCGTTCACCTCGGGCTCCAACCCGCTGCTGACCCCGGAAACCTCGACCAGCAAGACCCTGGGCCTGGTCTGGAGCCCGAGCTTCATCCAGGGCTTCAACGCCTCGCTGGACTGGTGGAAGATCCGCATCGACAACACCATCATTGCCGATACGCCGACCCTGATCCTGCGCGACTGCTACGAGCAGGGCATTGCCTCGCGTTGCACCCGCTTTGACCGTGACCCGGTCACCGGCATCGTGACCAACCTGCAGTTCGGCAACCGCAATGCCGGCTTCATGGAAACCGAAGGCTACGACCTGGACGTCAGCTACCGTCTGGAAACGGGCTTTGGCAAGTTCACGGTCAACTCGGCAACGACCTACGTGTCCAGCGCCACCTACCGCACCACGAACGACAGCTCGAGCGTTCCGATCGTGACCAACGGTATTGGCAGCGCCTTCCGCGTGCGTTCGAACCTGGTGCTGGGTTACGACCTGGGCAACTTCGGTGCGAGCTGGACCGCGCGCTACTACTCGGGCGTGAAGGAACAGTGCACCAACCCCACGCAGTACCCGGATGAGTGCTCGGATCCGGGCCAGTACGCGCCGTGGTACACCGGCATGCGCAACTACAACGAGCGTGGTTCGGTAACCTTCCACGACGTGCAGTTCCGCTACAGCCTGCCGTGGGATGCCACGGTGTCGGTCGGTGCCAACAACGTGTTCGAGAA
- the ppx gene encoding exopolyphosphatase — protein sequence MPHTSTTPPALQDGDLLAAIDLGSNSFHMVIARYTLGQLRVVDRLRETVRMADGLDGKGGLSAEARQRALECLARFGQRLRGIPATRVRALATNTVRQLRSPQAFLMPAETALGYAIEVVSGREEARLIYLGVAHAQPPKPDQRRLVIDIGGGSTEFIIGQGMQTLERESLQAGCIASTRRFFPGGKLSKRRWKDALTEIGAEFQQFATKYRALGWQEALGSSGTHKAISEICASMKLSKGAITAEALPQLRDELLKAKKIEDINLPGLSAERRPIIAGGILVLEAAFQALGLQKLLVSKAAMREGILYDILGRASENDLRDESVDALTLRYGIDTAQAARVESTALDLLAQVEDRWKLDADDARMLGWAARLHELGLMIAHSGYHVHGSYVLENSDIAGFSRQEQQLLAAMVRSHRRNVSKTAFDALPERLLQPARRMTALLRLAVLLNRAHEDTPLPALELTADDNRLALILPQAFIDARPLLRADLLGEADGMAGLGVQFRPFVT from the coding sequence ATGCCGCATACCTCCACGACTCCCCCCGCACTGCAGGATGGCGACCTGCTCGCCGCCATCGACCTGGGCTCCAACAGTTTCCACATGGTCATCGCGCGCTACACGCTCGGGCAGTTGCGCGTGGTGGACCGTCTGCGCGAGACCGTGCGCATGGCCGATGGTCTGGATGGCAAAGGCGGGCTGTCCGCCGAAGCCCGCCAGCGCGCGCTGGAGTGCCTGGCCCGGTTCGGGCAGCGCCTGCGTGGCATTCCCGCCACCCGGGTGCGCGCCCTGGCCACCAATACCGTGCGCCAGCTGCGCTCGCCGCAGGCCTTCCTGATGCCGGCCGAAACCGCGTTGGGCTACGCCATTGAAGTGGTCAGCGGTCGCGAAGAGGCACGCCTGATCTACCTGGGCGTGGCCCATGCGCAGCCGCCCAAGCCCGACCAACGCCGGCTGGTAATCGACATTGGCGGTGGCTCCACCGAGTTCATCATCGGCCAGGGCATGCAGACCCTGGAACGCGAAAGCCTGCAGGCCGGCTGTATCGCCAGCACGCGGCGCTTCTTCCCCGGTGGCAAGTTGAGCAAGCGGCGCTGGAAAGATGCCCTGACCGAGATCGGTGCCGAGTTCCAGCAGTTCGCCACCAAGTACCGTGCGCTGGGTTGGCAGGAAGCGCTGGGTTCTTCCGGCACCCACAAGGCGATCAGCGAGATCTGCGCCAGCATGAAGCTGAGCAAGGGCGCGATCACCGCCGAGGCGCTGCCGCAGCTGCGCGACGAACTGTTGAAAGCGAAGAAGATCGAAGACATCAACCTGCCGGGGTTGTCAGCCGAGCGCCGGCCGATCATCGCCGGCGGCATCCTGGTGCTGGAAGCCGCGTTCCAGGCCTTGGGCCTGCAGAAGCTGCTGGTCAGCAAAGCCGCGATGCGCGAAGGCATTCTGTACGACATCCTGGGCCGCGCCAGCGAGAACGACCTGCGCGACGAATCGGTCGACGCGCTGACCCTGCGTTATGGCATCGACACCGCCCAGGCTGCACGGGTGGAAAGCACCGCGCTGGACCTGCTCGCGCAGGTCGAGGACCGCTGGAAGCTGGATGCGGACGACGCGCGCATGCTGGGCTGGGCCGCGCGCCTGCACGAACTGGGGCTGATGATCGCCCACAGTGGCTACCACGTGCACGGCAGCTACGTGCTGGAAAATTCGGACATTGCCGGCTTCTCGCGGCAGGAGCAGCAGCTGCTGGCGGCGATGGTGCGCAGCCACCGCCGCAACGTGTCCAAGACCGCGTTCGATGCCCTGCCCGAGCGCCTGTTGCAGCCGGCCCGGCGCATGACCGCCTTGCTGCGCCTGGCGGTGCTGCTCAACCGCGCACATGAAGACACCCCGTTGCCGGCGCTGGAACTGACCGCCGACGACAACCGCCTGGCGTTGATCCTGCCGCAGGCATTCATCGATGCCCGCCCCCTGCTGCGGGCCGACCTGCTGGGCGAAGCCGACGGCATGGCCGGGCTGGGTGTCCAGTTCCGCCCCTTCGTGACGTAG